AAACAGGCGCAATTGCTGGACGTAAGAACTCCCGGGGAATACAGCCAGGGACATTTGGAAAAAGCAGAAAACATTGATTACAGAGCCCCTGCATTTAAAGATCAAATTGAAAAACTTGATAAAAATAAACCGGTTTTCGTTTATTGTTTATCCGGTGGCAGAAGTGCACAGGCTGCAAAAGTTTTGCATGAGAAAGGTTTTACTGATGTGTATGATATGCAGGGAGGTTATTTAAAATGGACATCGTCAGGTAAATTAATTGACGCTCCAAAAGATGCGACTGCATCAAATAAAGGAATGAATACCGCCGATTTTAAAAAGCTGACTAATTCCGGGAAACTGGTAATGGTAGATTTTTACGCTCCCTGGTGTGCTCCGTGTATTAAAATGCTTCCTACCGTACATAAGCTGGCGGACGAATATAAGTCGAAAGCTACGATTGAAACGATTCACTACGATCAAAATAAGGCACTGGCGAAAGAACTTGGTATTGATGAAATCCCTGCGTTTCTTTTTTACAAAAAAGGGAAATTAATTCTTCGTAAAAACGGATTAATGGAGGAAGCGGAATTTAAAAAATTGATTGAAGCAAATCTTTAACATTCATCATAAACCATAAAAAAAATCCACTCGATTATTAAGTGGATTTTTTTTAGGTTTTTATATTGATCTGCTAAACCGCTGAAAGCAATTTTGCAAATTCATCAAATAAGTAACGCGAATCATGAGGTCCTGGTGAAGCTTCCGGGTGATATTGTACCGAGAAAGCAGGATAATCCTTACGACGAATTCCTTCAATCGTTTTATCATTCAGGTTAACGTGCGTAATCTCAACATCCGGGTGACTCTGGATTTCGTCAGGATTAACAGCAAAACCATGATTCTGTGATGTGATCTCGCACAAGCCAGTGATCAGGTTTTTAAC
The sequence above is drawn from the Dyadobacter subterraneus genome and encodes:
- a CDS encoding thioredoxin domain-containing protein translates to MKSILISFLGIMLTAGSVLAQTQLTTNDFQNKLNATKQAQLLDVRTPGEYSQGHLEKAENIDYRAPAFKDQIEKLDKNKPVFVYCLSGGRSAQAAKVLHEKGFTDVYDMQGGYLKWTSSGKLIDAPKDATASNKGMNTADFKKLTNSGKLVMVDFYAPWCAPCIKMLPTVHKLADEYKSKATIETIHYDQNKALAKELGIDEIPAFLFYKKGKLILRKNGLMEEAEFKKLIEANL